The Moorena sp. SIOASIH genome includes a window with the following:
- a CDS encoding PfaD family polyunsaturated fatty acid/polyketide biosynthesis protein codes for MTKTRYKPMNALDTPLSKKDNKNDNKIGFLNCFYGQNQVWKGSLDGIAFDDRGIKAKLLDLDKSCYIVRSQGQIGVTQEGYWYPSENGKSSQVELLMAVPPIQIQQLGDPSFLSFHGVKSAYVTGAMAGGIASEDMVIALGKERILSSFGAGGLSPSRLEAAINRIQQALPQGPYAFNLIHSPSEPAIERHAVDLYLNYGVKTVEASAFLDLTPNIVYYRAAGLGLNTANQIEIKNKVIAKISRREVAAKFIQPAPTQILKKLVDQGLISELQATLAEKVPMADDITVEADSGGHTDNRSLVCLLPSILDLRDEIQEKYGYENPIRVGAAGGIGTPQSALAAFMMGAAYVMTGSINQSCLEAGTSQHTKEVLAKADMTDVTMAPAADMFEMGVKLQVLKKGTLFPLRAQKLFELYRSYDSIEAIPIQEREKLEKQIFQRKIEAIWEDTIAYISQRNPDKIKQAANNPKVKMALIFRWYLGLSSRWSKSGEKGREIDYQIWCGPAMGSFNNWVQGSYLAAPNNRSVVDVAHHIMNGAAFLHRIQSLKIQGLQMPDYYSQYRPVTLS; via the coding sequence ATGACTAAAACTAGATATAAGCCAATGAATGCTTTAGATACACCTCTAAGCAAAAAAGATAATAAAAATGATAATAAAATCGGATTTTTAAATTGTTTCTATGGTCAAAATCAGGTTTGGAAAGGGTCTTTGGATGGGATAGCATTTGATGATCGAGGAATTAAGGCCAAACTGCTAGACTTAGATAAGTCCTGTTATATCGTTAGATCCCAAGGACAGATTGGCGTAACCCAAGAAGGCTACTGGTATCCTTCCGAAAATGGCAAGAGCTCTCAAGTAGAACTGCTGATGGCAGTTCCACCAATACAAATTCAACAGTTAGGCGATCCCAGTTTTTTATCCTTTCATGGGGTAAAATCTGCCTATGTTACTGGAGCGATGGCTGGTGGAATTGCATCTGAAGACATGGTCATTGCTCTCGGCAAAGAGAGAATTTTGAGTTCATTTGGTGCTGGCGGATTAAGTCCTTCCCGCTTGGAAGCAGCTATTAATCGTATTCAACAAGCCTTACCCCAAGGTCCCTACGCCTTTAATTTAATTCATAGTCCCAGTGAACCGGCGATTGAACGCCATGCTGTTGATCTATATCTCAATTATGGTGTTAAAACTGTAGAAGCGTCTGCATTTCTGGACTTAACTCCCAACATTGTTTATTATCGAGCTGCTGGATTAGGACTCAATACAGCTAATCAAATCGAAATCAAAAATAAAGTTATTGCTAAAATCTCCAGAAGAGAAGTTGCTGCAAAATTTATCCAGCCTGCTCCAACACAAATCCTTAAAAAACTCGTTGACCAGGGATTAATCAGTGAGTTACAGGCAACTTTGGCAGAAAAAGTTCCCATGGCAGACGATATCACCGTAGAAGCTGATTCAGGTGGTCATACAGATAATCGGTCTTTGGTTTGTCTGTTACCTTCTATCTTGGACTTGAGGGATGAAATTCAGGAAAAATATGGTTATGAAAACCCCATTCGAGTTGGAGCTGCTGGTGGTATTGGTACGCCACAATCAGCCTTAGCTGCTTTTATGATGGGTGCGGCTTATGTTATGACTGGCTCTATTAATCAGTCTTGCCTTGAAGCTGGAACCTCTCAACATACTAAGGAAGTGTTGGCTAAAGCTGATATGACTGATGTCACCATGGCTCCAGCAGCCGATATGTTTGAAATGGGGGTAAAACTGCAAGTCCTCAAAAAAGGTACCCTCTTCCCCCTACGGGCCCAGAAACTATTTGAGTTATATAGAAGCTATGACTCGATTGAAGCTATTCCGATCCAGGAAAGAGAAAAACTGGAAAAACAAATTTTCCAGAGAAAAATTGAAGCAATCTGGGAGGATACAATAGCTTATATATCCCAACGAAATCCTGATAAAATAAAACAAGCTGCCAATAATCCTAAGGTGAAAATGGCTCTGATTTTCCGCTGGTACCTAGGATTGTCATCTCGTTGGTCGAAGTCAGGGGAGAAAGGCAGAGAAATCGATTATCAGATTTGGTGCGGACCTGCAATGGGCAGCTTTAATAACTGGGTGCAAGGGTCTTACCTCGCTGCTCCAAATAATCGCAGTGTGGTTGATGTGGCTCACCACATCATGAATGGGGCTGCATTTTTACACCGAATACAAAGTTTGAAAATTCAAGGACTCCAAATGCCAGATTACTACAGTCAGTATCGCCCAGTTACTCTTTCCTAA
- a CDS encoding DUF6765 family protein gives MKRKTLFLLTWVSTIVLILCWVLPTKAYNEFYRNGLKGHSTFHYEFTRTLVRAAGFSPELAEQIAVTNQAVDSVNFTGYSGTNVRLTNILRQGQYGLYWHFPQF, from the coding sequence ATGAAGCGCAAAACACTATTTTTATTGACTTGGGTATCTACCATCGTGCTAATTCTCTGCTGGGTGTTACCTACAAAAGCCTACAACGAGTTCTACCGCAACGGACTCAAAGGACACAGTACCTTTCATTACGAATTTACCCGCACCTTAGTGCGGGCAGCGGGTTTCTCGCCAGAATTGGCAGAACAGATTGCAGTTACCAATCAAGCTGTGGACTCAGTTAATTTCACAGGTTACAGCGGCACCAACGTGCGTCTCACCAATATCCTTCGCCAGGGTCAGTACGGTCTATACTGGCACTTTCCCCAGTTTTGA
- a CDS encoding PfaB family protein, with translation MEKIAIIGFSCLFPDAKTPEELWQNLISKKESTSLATEEEIGVNPARFFHPLKNQPDKTYSLMGGYIRDFTFDVTGYNLRSELLEGLDPLLQGSLYVAKQALQHSNYLSNDRVLSKCGVILGNLSSLTQRSHQLFGSIYQHTIEAALRELLQNPNFQLAKLPKSAQLSLYNGMNCGVLSALVARAFSLSDINYTLDSACSSSLYAVKLASHYLLSQKADLMLAGAVSYADPIFVRMLFSGVHGYPENDVSRPLDQSSKGLTPGDGIGMVVLKRYSDAIRDGDKIYATICGNGLSNDGRGKHLLSPNPKGQILAYERAYAEANISPKSIDYLECHATGTFLGDTTELSSVDTFFGQHQGSMLVGSVKSNLGHLLTAAGMASIIKVILSMSKGVIPPTINITTPLSSPNNVIGAEQVVRAATPWPNNRPLKRAAINAFGFGGNNAHLILEQSTQVEQIPDFEPEASTPVPATKMAIVGMDSFFGSCDGLDRFERSIYDGTQHFIPLPNQRWKGIDEEQQLLKDYGFTDGKAPLGAYIEDFDIDTLRFKIPPNEAETLNPQQLLMLKVAERAVKDAGLSEGENVAVIIAAETELAIHQLQQRWHLSWQLKESFVDTNQSLVSEAIDTLESIVKDSIHNQAKTSDHLGYLGVITASRISALWDFNGPSFTLGAGENSTFKALETAQLLLAAGEVDAVVVGAVDLAGGVENVLLRNQLAKVNTGVNTLSYDQKTNGWMVGEGAGAVVLKRLETAKQEQDRIYAVIDAISLVQARGTSDQVNPFPQPPLAEAVMQACQQAHTQADITPGDIGYVEVFGSGVAQEDEAEIRGLTQAYQTANPDLSCAIGSVKANIGHTYIASGIASLIKTALCLYHRYIPATPQWTGPKMPEVWQGSPFYVATASRPWFLAPDTTKRVAAINGMGLEGTYTHIILSEEQSQCDRNSHYLHQAPFYLFPIAADGQSELLEQLHNLEQTIENCVSLSTAASQTFARFQKRSQAIYTLAILGHNNDELKREIQRAIKGIPKAFDTGKDWQTPMGSYFTAKPLAKRGTVAFVYPGAFNSYIGLGQNLFQLFPKLYEEVDKHVANIASILRERLLYPRSLNSLSRRQLEVLEQQLLEDYHTMVTSGMGFVGILTIIMRDYFQVQAQSTFGYSVGELSMMIGQSVWSNYDQAIDALSSSPIFSTRLSGPKNAVREYWGLPQGKDDQHKQIWSTYVLMTPVSQVVECLKHENRVYLTQINTPKEVVIAGDPQACRRVIETLKCDAFRAPGNNVIHCDPMASEYHELARLTSLPICSQPETIFYSAAEYKPITLESHAIGHAMAKGLCQPLDFPRLINQVYDDGAKIFVEVGAGSTCSRWIGENLKHKEHVTVSLNKRGSNDYTSIVKALAKLVSHQVSLDLSPLYTQEPENSGQRRSMVKTITLGGSRIKSTILSNTNQEIAEALSSNVLIHKTWEQPQTLPNFKASEPVTSSNFQSTVLNHENIANRAFNHSVTSTETLNYGQPIKMPLENNNYSLELDKKSNNLFLGVNLSELHKNQYQKLSYNTSRITKNHAAFLMNQQEYLKQISDIIQHQVTFSKQLLDSES, from the coding sequence ATGGAAAAAATAGCAATAATTGGATTTTCTTGCCTCTTTCCTGATGCCAAGACTCCAGAAGAATTATGGCAGAATCTGATTAGCAAAAAAGAGTCTACTTCCTTAGCGACTGAGGAGGAGATAGGAGTTAACCCGGCAAGATTTTTTCATCCATTAAAAAATCAACCGGATAAAACCTACTCCTTAATGGGAGGATATATCCGAGATTTTACCTTTGATGTCACTGGATACAACTTGCGATCAGAACTTCTTGAAGGGTTAGATCCTCTCTTGCAAGGGAGCCTGTATGTTGCCAAACAAGCACTGCAACACAGTAATTATTTGAGCAATGACAGGGTGCTCTCAAAGTGTGGTGTAATTTTGGGTAATCTCTCAAGCCTTACTCAACGCTCACATCAACTATTTGGATCGATTTATCAGCACACCATCGAAGCTGCACTTAGGGAGCTTTTGCAGAATCCAAACTTCCAGTTGGCGAAATTACCGAAATCTGCCCAATTATCTCTGTATAATGGCATGAACTGTGGCGTGCTGTCAGCGTTAGTCGCCCGAGCTTTTTCTCTATCCGATATTAACTATACCCTAGACTCTGCCTGTTCCTCATCACTGTATGCTGTGAAATTGGCAAGTCATTACCTACTATCCCAGAAAGCTGATTTGATGTTAGCGGGAGCCGTTAGTTATGCCGATCCAATTTTTGTTCGGATGCTATTTTCTGGTGTTCACGGTTACCCTGAAAATGATGTCAGCCGACCCTTAGATCAATCTTCCAAAGGTCTAACGCCAGGAGATGGGATTGGTATGGTGGTGCTCAAGCGCTACAGTGACGCGATTCGAGATGGTGATAAAATTTATGCGACAATCTGTGGTAACGGATTATCCAATGATGGTCGAGGAAAGCACCTGCTGAGTCCGAACCCCAAAGGCCAAATTTTAGCTTATGAACGAGCCTATGCTGAGGCAAACATTAGTCCAAAGAGCATCGATTATTTAGAATGCCATGCTACTGGTACTTTCCTTGGTGATACCACTGAACTTAGCTCTGTAGATACCTTCTTTGGTCAGCATCAAGGGTCTATGCTGGTGGGTTCTGTCAAATCTAATCTGGGTCACCTGCTAACTGCTGCTGGTATGGCTAGCATCATTAAAGTCATTTTGAGTATGTCTAAGGGTGTCATACCCCCGACAATTAATATAACGACTCCCCTCAGCTCTCCTAATAATGTGATTGGGGCGGAGCAAGTGGTTCGAGCTGCAACTCCCTGGCCGAACAATAGACCGCTTAAACGCGCAGCCATCAATGCCTTCGGTTTTGGGGGAAATAATGCTCATTTGATTCTTGAGCAATCTACTCAGGTCGAACAAATTCCTGATTTTGAACCGGAAGCCTCTACACCCGTGCCAGCTACTAAGATGGCGATTGTGGGGATGGACAGCTTTTTTGGCTCCTGTGATGGCTTGGATCGGTTTGAGCGCAGTATTTATGATGGAACCCAGCATTTTATCCCCCTTCCTAACCAACGCTGGAAGGGAATCGACGAGGAACAGCAATTGCTCAAGGACTATGGCTTTACAGACGGTAAAGCACCCTTAGGCGCTTACATCGAAGATTTTGACATCGACACATTACGGTTTAAGATACCGCCCAATGAAGCAGAGACACTCAACCCTCAACAACTGCTAATGCTTAAGGTAGCTGAGCGTGCCGTGAAAGATGCAGGACTAAGTGAGGGGGAAAATGTGGCAGTGATTATCGCTGCAGAAACCGAACTTGCTATTCACCAGCTTCAGCAGCGATGGCATCTGTCTTGGCAACTCAAAGAAAGTTTTGTTGACACGAATCAATCCTTAGTCTCCGAAGCTATCGATACCCTAGAAAGCATTGTTAAAGATAGCATCCACAACCAAGCAAAAACCAGTGACCATCTCGGTTACCTTGGTGTGATCACAGCCAGTCGTATTTCTGCTCTGTGGGATTTCAACGGGCCTTCCTTCACCCTCGGTGCTGGGGAAAATTCCACCTTCAAAGCTCTAGAAACGGCACAACTATTACTTGCTGCTGGGGAGGTAGATGCGGTGGTTGTGGGTGCTGTTGACCTAGCTGGGGGCGTGGAAAATGTGTTGTTGCGAAACCAATTGGCAAAGGTCAACACAGGAGTCAATACCCTGAGTTACGACCAAAAGACTAATGGCTGGATGGTTGGTGAAGGGGCTGGCGCTGTGGTTTTAAAGCGTCTTGAGACAGCCAAGCAAGAGCAAGACCGTATTTATGCAGTGATTGATGCTATCAGTTTGGTACAAGCCCGTGGGACATCAGACCAGGTCAATCCTTTCCCTCAACCGCCTCTAGCTGAAGCTGTCATGCAAGCCTGTCAACAGGCTCATACTCAAGCAGACATCACACCTGGGGATATTGGCTATGTAGAAGTGTTTGGTAGTGGAGTAGCTCAGGAGGATGAGGCAGAAATTCGCGGATTAACCCAAGCCTATCAAACTGCCAACCCTGATTTAAGCTGTGCCATAGGTAGTGTCAAGGCAAATATTGGTCATACCTATATTGCTTCAGGAATTGCTAGCTTAATTAAAACTGCACTCTGTCTCTATCACCGATATATTCCAGCAACACCTCAATGGACTGGTCCTAAAATGCCCGAGGTTTGGCAAGGTAGTCCATTTTATGTGGCCACTGCATCAAGACCTTGGTTTTTAGCACCAGACACCACCAAACGAGTAGCAGCAATTAACGGTATGGGACTGGAGGGGACTTATACCCATATAATTTTGTCAGAGGAACAGAGTCAATGCGATCGCAACAGCCACTATTTGCATCAAGCACCGTTTTATCTGTTTCCCATTGCTGCTGATGGTCAATCGGAGTTACTCGAGCAGCTGCATAATTTAGAACAAACTATCGAAAATTGTGTTTCTCTATCTACTGCTGCTAGCCAAACCTTTGCCAGGTTTCAAAAACGTTCTCAGGCAATTTATACCCTGGCAATTCTCGGACACAACAACGATGAATTAAAACGAGAGATCCAGCGTGCAATTAAGGGGATTCCCAAGGCTTTTGATACAGGTAAAGACTGGCAAACCCCTATGGGAAGCTATTTTACAGCTAAACCACTGGCTAAACGGGGTACCGTTGCGTTTGTTTATCCTGGTGCTTTCAATTCCTATATCGGACTAGGTCAGAATCTTTTTCAGCTATTTCCCAAACTCTACGAGGAGGTAGATAAACATGTCGCCAATATAGCTTCGATCCTCAGGGAAAGACTTCTTTATCCAAGGAGCTTAAATTCCTTATCAAGAAGGCAACTCGAAGTCCTTGAACAGCAACTGTTAGAGGATTACCATACCATGGTCACATCTGGAATGGGCTTTGTTGGAATCTTGACCATAATTATGAGGGATTATTTCCAAGTTCAGGCTCAATCTACGTTTGGGTACAGCGTAGGTGAACTTAGTATGATGATTGGTCAGTCCGTCTGGAGTAACTATGATCAAGCTATTGATGCCTTAAGCTCCTCTCCTATATTTAGCACAAGACTGTCTGGTCCTAAAAACGCAGTTCGGGAGTATTGGGGATTACCCCAAGGCAAGGATGATCAGCACAAACAAATTTGGAGTACCTATGTTCTGATGACTCCGGTATCCCAAGTTGTAGAATGTCTCAAACATGAAAATCGCGTCTATCTTACTCAGATCAATACGCCAAAAGAAGTGGTTATTGCTGGTGATCCTCAAGCTTGTCGGAGGGTGATTGAAACTCTCAAATGCGATGCCTTCCGTGCTCCTGGCAATAATGTAATTCATTGTGACCCCATGGCTTCTGAATACCATGAACTTGCTAGACTGACCAGTTTACCTATCTGTAGCCAACCAGAAACTATTTTTTATTCCGCAGCGGAGTACAAACCCATTACCCTTGAGAGTCATGCCATTGGTCACGCTATGGCCAAGGGTCTTTGTCAGCCCCTCGATTTTCCTCGGCTAATTAATCAAGTTTACGACGATGGAGCCAAGATATTTGTGGAGGTAGGCGCTGGCAGTACTTGTTCTAGATGGATTGGTGAAAACCTCAAGCATAAGGAACATGTCACAGTTTCCCTCAATAAAAGAGGTTCAAACGACTATACCTCTATTGTCAAAGCCTTGGCAAAGCTAGTTAGTCATCAAGTGTCTCTGGATTTGTCCCCGCTGTATACTCAGGAACCAGAAAATTCCGGTCAACGGCGCTCAATGGTTAAAACCATAACCTTGGGTGGGAGCCGGATTAAGTCTACCATTTTGAGCAATACTAACCAGGAAATAGCCGAAGCTCTATCATCAAACGTCCTAATTCATAAGACTTGGGAACAGCCACAGACTTTGCCCAATTTTAAAGCATCTGAACCCGTAACTTCATCAAACTTTCAAAGTACTGTCCTAAACCATGAAAATATTGCTAACCGTGCTTTCAATCACAGCGTTACAAGCACCGAAACATTAAACTATGGCCAGCCCATTAAAATGCCGCTGGAGAATAATAATTACAGTCTAGAATTAGACAAAAAAAGTAACAATTTGTTTCTGGGAGTAAACCTAAGCGAATTACACAAAAATCAGTATCAAAAACTGAGTTATAATACATCTCGCATCACCAAAAACCATGCTGCTTTTTTAATGAATCAACAAGAATACTTGAAGCAAATTAGCGACATTATTCAGCACCAAGTAACCTTTTCAAAGCAGTTGCTTGATTCTGAATCATAA